Part of the Rhizobium tropici CIAT 899 genome, ACCTTCGCGGAACGAACCATGTCCATGTCGCCCTCATCCGGGAAGGTCTCCATGAAGGAGAGCTTGCCGCCGCGAATGTTGCGGAAATGGACGTTGAAAAGCTTGCCGCGCGTGCCGAACCAGCGAATGATGTCGTCGATCTCCTCCGTCGGATTGTCGAGCATCTCGCCGACCGATCCCTGGCAGAAATTCAGCCCATGATAGGGGCTTTCCCGCATCAGCACGAATTTCTTCAAACCTTCGACGGAGCCAAGGGCGCGAGTAACGCCGCGATAGCCCGGCGGCGTATAGGGATCATGCGGGTGGCAGGCGAGACGGACGCGATTGCTCTCCGCCACAGGCACGACGCGCTCGAGGAAGTAGTCGATGCGCTCCCAATTCTCGTCCTCCGACAGCACTCCGGCAAGGCCGGGGGCAGCCTGGTGGTCCGCCTTGTCCCAGCGGAAGCTCGCATTCAGCGAACCGCCGCGGCCGGGTTCTTCCGGCGTGCGGGGAATGCCGATGAGGTTAAGGTTGTATTTTGCCGCAGGAATTCCCGCGGCCGCCACATCTTCGATGAGCTTGCAGACCGCATCGATCTGGCGATCGCGATCCGGTCCGGCAAGCAGAATATCGGGATAGGTCGCCTTCTCAATCGGCTGAGACGGCAAGGGAAGCTG contains:
- a CDS encoding mannonate dehydratase, which translates into the protein MYVGTQVEARDDDDYRVFAQLGVKHICADPPGKPESWTLSDLERLRDKVENFGLILDMIQLPLPSQPIEKATYPDILLAGPDRDRQIDAVCKLIEDVAAAGIPAAKYNLNLIGIPRTPEEPGRGGSLNASFRWDKADHQAAPGLAGVLSEDENWERIDYFLERVVPVAESNRVRLACHPHDPYTPPGYRGVTRALGSVEGLKKFVLMRESPYHGLNFCQGSVGEMLDNPTEEIDDIIRWFGTRGKLFNVHFRNIRGGKLSFMETFPDEGDMDMVRSAKVYKEVGYQYMLMPDHVPTISGRDPTGVAFAFCYGYIAALVQSLEGA